One genomic region from Natrarchaeobius halalkaliphilus encodes:
- the proS gene encoding proline--tRNA ligase: MSDESQELGITESKSHKPGEWYAEVVQKAGLADYAPMGGFIVTKPRGYALWERIQDALDDWFKATGVDNVYFPMFIPESYLEREKDIVEGFDPEVAWVTQGGHDELEERLAVRPTSESIIAPFMAEWTRSHRDLPLRLNQWCSVVRWEATETKPFFRTKEFMWQEGHTAHATDEGAWEEVWTRLDQYERVYEEVLAVPVLRGKKPDHDKFPGADTTTTVEALMPDGKSVQGATSHNLGQSFAEAFDITFADEDEAEQTAHTTSWGLSWRALGALIMTHSDDQGLVLPPTIAPTQVVVVPIWQEETRDDVLEYANALTAELEEAGVRVDLDDRDERNPGFKFNEHELNGVPLRLEIGPHEVEDEQVTLVHRPDNENAVADREDIAAAVDDHLETVFEKLYDAAEENLTENVREAYTPEEILGTIGKHGGYVKTSWCGDPACEEAIKEKIAAEIVMQPLDDEGGSSAGAVPEPDHDDCGVCGEPADEIAYFAKSY, from the coding sequence ATGAGCGACGAGAGTCAAGAACTCGGGATCACCGAGTCGAAATCGCACAAACCGGGCGAGTGGTACGCCGAAGTCGTCCAGAAGGCGGGTCTGGCGGACTACGCGCCGATGGGCGGCTTCATCGTCACCAAACCCCGCGGCTACGCCCTCTGGGAGCGAATTCAGGACGCGCTCGACGACTGGTTCAAAGCGACCGGCGTCGACAACGTCTACTTCCCGATGTTCATCCCCGAGAGCTACCTCGAGCGCGAAAAGGACATCGTCGAGGGGTTCGATCCCGAGGTGGCGTGGGTCACCCAGGGCGGTCACGACGAACTCGAAGAACGGCTGGCGGTGCGTCCGACCAGCGAGTCGATCATCGCGCCCTTTATGGCCGAGTGGACGCGCAGCCACCGCGACCTGCCGCTGCGGCTGAACCAGTGGTGTTCGGTCGTCCGGTGGGAAGCCACCGAGACGAAGCCGTTCTTCCGGACGAAGGAGTTCATGTGGCAGGAGGGGCACACGGCCCACGCGACCGACGAGGGGGCCTGGGAGGAGGTCTGGACCCGACTCGACCAGTACGAGCGCGTCTACGAGGAGGTCCTCGCCGTTCCGGTGTTGCGGGGCAAAAAGCCGGACCACGACAAGTTCCCCGGGGCCGACACCACGACGACGGTCGAGGCGCTGATGCCCGACGGAAAGTCGGTCCAGGGTGCGACGAGTCACAACCTGGGCCAGAGCTTCGCTGAGGCGTTCGACATCACCTTCGCCGACGAGGACGAGGCCGAACAGACGGCACACACGACGTCGTGGGGACTCTCCTGGCGCGCACTGGGTGCACTCATCATGACCCACTCCGACGATCAGGGACTCGTACTCCCGCCGACGATCGCCCCCACCCAGGTCGTCGTCGTCCCGATCTGGCAAGAAGAGACCAGAGACGACGTCCTCGAGTACGCCAACGCACTGACGGCCGAACTCGAGGAGGCGGGCGTCCGCGTCGACCTCGACGACCGCGACGAGCGAAATCCCGGCTTCAAGTTCAACGAACACGAACTCAACGGCGTGCCGCTCCGACTCGAGATCGGCCCGCACGAGGTCGAAGACGAGCAAGTCACCCTCGTTCACCGCCCCGACAACGAAAACGCCGTCGCTGACCGGGAAGACATCGCGGCCGCGGTCGACGACCACCTCGAGACGGTCTTCGAGAAGCTGTACGACGCCGCCGAGGAGAACCTGACGGAGAACGTCCGGGAGGCCTACACTCCGGAGGAGATCCTCGGAACGATCGGCAAACACGGCGGCTACGTGAAGACGTCCTGGTGTGGCGATCCCGCCTGCGAAGAGGCCATCAAGGAGAAAATCGCGGCCGAAATCGTCATGCAGCCCCTCGACGACGAGGGTGGCTCGAGTGCGGGAGCGGTTCCGGAGCCGGATCACGACGACTGCGGCGTCTGTGGCGAGCCCGCCGACGAAATCGCCTACTTCGCGAAGTCGTACTGA
- a CDS encoding 8-oxo-dGTP diphosphatase, with translation MIEATLCFPLRGDVEGDAKEVLLIEKRRGLGQGWYNGPGGKLEADETPRECAVRETREEVDLAVDPDDLERAAELTFVLDGETHTFCHVYVTETFEGQPRESPEARPEWVAIEEVPYDRMWEDDRLWLPGVLEGRTVRGEFAFEGGRPLDEAEFVGHDLEWDVPLSEEF, from the coding sequence ATGATCGAGGCGACGCTGTGTTTTCCCCTTCGAGGCGACGTCGAGGGCGACGCGAAGGAGGTTCTCCTGATCGAGAAACGGCGGGGGCTGGGCCAGGGCTGGTACAACGGTCCCGGCGGAAAACTCGAGGCCGACGAGACGCCCCGCGAGTGTGCCGTCCGGGAAACCCGGGAGGAGGTGGATCTCGCGGTCGACCCCGACGACCTCGAGAGGGCGGCCGAACTCACGTTCGTCCTCGACGGCGAGACGCACACGTTCTGTCACGTCTACGTGACCGAGACGTTCGAGGGCCAGCCGCGGGAGTCTCCGGAAGCCCGCCCGGAGTGGGTCGCGATCGAGGAAGTCCCCTACGATCGGATGTGGGAGGACGATCGGCTCTGGCTTCCGGGGGTACTCGAGGGCCGGACGGTTCGCGGCGAGTTCGCGTTCGAGGGCGGACGGCCGCTCGACGAGGCCGAGTTCGTCGGCCACGACCTCGAGTGGGACGTCCCGCTGTCGGAGGAGTTCTGA
- a CDS encoding hybrid sensor histidine kinase/response regulator — protein sequence MREALDSVTILYVDEAPHQSTMGLEAEASCLDVVTAATAREGVEILAERPIDCIVSEYDLANVDGLAFLDAVRENDDEIPFILFAENGSEAIASAAISSGVTDYIPNEPGTDQSALLATRILSAVESTSGRIASDRRSQLEASRLARDEIIRSANVWINVLDESGNVVVWNETAEAISGYASEEVIGHNRIWEWLYPDRAYREDILEQVDDILRSETNVAEFDTTIRTKSGDDRIISWYSYALTDPATALNGSVAIGRDVTQQRETSRRLETLIENLPGIVYRSGPGSDWPFEFAAGECESLTGYTASELCTEVTWGVDIVHPDDHERIANAVSDAIDESEPFTLTYRILTRDGDERWVWERGQQTDTDALDGFIIDITEQKDREHALEQQNERLEKFASIVSHDLRNPLNVARGRLELARVERDDEHLDEVERAHDRMARLIDDILSLARGGERARDRDVVDLAELSESSWETVETGDARLITDIDRSVRAAQNRLKRLLENLFRNAVEHGGDDVTVTVGELPNRTGFYVEDDGPGISAKDREAVFESGYSTSTDGTGFGLAIVDEIAAAHDWTVTVTDGDRGGARFEITDVSFLE from the coding sequence ATGCGCGAGGCTCTCGATTCGGTTACGATACTGTACGTGGACGAGGCTCCGCATCAGTCCACGATGGGACTCGAGGCGGAAGCGTCGTGTCTCGACGTCGTCACGGCGGCCACCGCCCGTGAGGGAGTCGAAATCCTCGCTGAACGACCGATCGACTGCATCGTCAGCGAGTACGATCTGGCGAACGTGGACGGGCTGGCGTTTCTGGACGCAGTCCGCGAGAACGACGACGAGATCCCGTTTATTCTATTTGCCGAGAACGGAAGCGAGGCGATCGCGAGCGCGGCGATTTCGAGCGGCGTCACCGACTACATTCCGAACGAGCCCGGGACGGATCAGTCCGCCCTACTGGCAACCCGTATTCTGTCCGCCGTCGAATCGACGAGTGGACGAATAGCGTCCGATCGACGCTCCCAGCTGGAGGCGAGTCGACTCGCGCGAGACGAGATCATCCGGAGTGCAAACGTCTGGATCAACGTCCTCGACGAGTCGGGCAACGTGGTCGTCTGGAACGAGACGGCCGAAGCGATCAGCGGCTACGCGTCCGAGGAAGTCATCGGCCACAACAGAATCTGGGAGTGGCTCTATCCCGATCGTGCGTATCGGGAGGACATCCTCGAGCAGGTCGACGACATCCTTCGGAGCGAAACGAACGTCGCGGAGTTCGATACGACGATCAGAACAAAATCCGGCGACGACCGAATCATCTCCTGGTACTCGTATGCGCTCACCGATCCGGCGACGGCGTTGAACGGCTCGGTCGCGATCGGCAGGGACGTCACCCAGCAACGAGAAACCAGCCGGCGCCTCGAGACACTCATCGAGAATCTCCCGGGAATCGTCTACCGGTCGGGACCCGGCTCCGACTGGCCGTTCGAGTTCGCCGCGGGCGAGTGCGAATCACTGACCGGCTACACCGCGTCGGAGCTCTGTACCGAGGTCACCTGGGGCGTGGATATCGTTCATCCCGACGATCACGAGCGGATCGCCAACGCGGTTTCCGATGCGATCGACGAGTCGGAGCCGTTCACCCTCACCTATCGGATTCTGACCCGCGACGGCGACGAGCGCTGGGTCTGGGAACGAGGCCAACAGACCGATACCGATGCTCTCGACGGCTTCATCATCGATATCACCGAGCAAAAGGACCGCGAGCACGCCCTCGAACAACAGAACGAGCGCCTCGAGAAGTTCGCCAGTATCGTCAGCCACGACCTCCGCAACCCGCTGAACGTGGCCAGAGGGAGACTGGAACTGGCTCGAGTCGAGCGCGACGACGAACACCTCGACGAAGTCGAACGGGCGCACGACCGGATGGCCCGGCTGATAGACGACATTCTGTCGCTCGCACGCGGGGGAGAGCGGGCGCGAGATCGCGACGTCGTCGATCTGGCAGAGCTCAGCGAATCCAGTTGGGAAACGGTCGAAACCGGGGACGCGCGGCTCATCACCGACATCGACCGATCCGTCCGTGCGGCCCAGAACCGACTCAAACGACTCCTCGAGAACCTCTTTCGAAACGCCGTCGAACACGGTGGTGACGACGTGACCGTGACGGTCGGTGAACTCCCGAATCGGACCGGGTTTTACGTCGAAGACGACGGCCCCGGCATTTCGGCGAAAGACCGGGAAGCCGTCTTCGAAAGCGGGTACTCCACGTCGACGGACGGCACCGGGTTCGGACTCGCGATCGTCGACGAAATAGCCGCTGCACACGACTGGACGGTAACCGTGACTGACGGGGACCGTGGCGGTGCCCGCTTCGAAATCACCGACGTGTCCTTCCTCGAGTAA
- a CDS encoding PAS domain-containing sensor histidine kinase, which translates to MSDDNRPVLPAEFDNLDVGITLHDSETGAVLDVNEELEKLYGYSRAELRSMTVGEYTAPSTRFTQEKALDRIRAAAAGESQVFEWHVERSNGELLWVSVHLSETVLDGVSCVLAEVYDITDFKARERRLRLLSRVLRHNLRNEMTVLRGYAELLTEAIEEETLEEQAETIFEIATEVGELSDSIRQIEEIATPDATKRSPTNLRDVVVSVTGTVPDEYPETDLSVETSEDVWVVADRSIRYAITHAIENAIEHNDRESPTVSVTIDDDPEAGRGVVRIADNGPEIPNVEIDVLDENTDPNEVYHGSGVGLWVMKWCVDSLGGSLEFESNSPRGNVVSISLPRVDP; encoded by the coding sequence ATGAGCGACGATAACCGGCCGGTGCTACCTGCGGAGTTCGATAACCTAGACGTGGGTATCACGCTCCACGATTCGGAGACCGGAGCCGTTCTCGACGTGAACGAAGAGTTAGAAAAACTGTACGGCTATTCGCGAGCGGAGCTTCGGTCGATGACGGTCGGAGAGTATACGGCACCCTCGACGCGGTTCACTCAGGAAAAAGCGCTCGATCGGATTCGAGCCGCCGCGGCGGGCGAGTCACAGGTGTTCGAATGGCACGTCGAGCGCTCGAACGGGGAGTTGCTCTGGGTGAGCGTCCACCTCAGTGAAACGGTGCTCGACGGGGTCTCGTGCGTTCTGGCCGAGGTCTACGACATCACTGACTTCAAAGCGCGCGAACGTCGACTCCGCCTTCTCAGCCGGGTGCTCCGACACAACCTGCGAAACGAGATGACGGTCCTTCGAGGGTACGCGGAACTGCTCACGGAAGCCATCGAGGAAGAAACCCTCGAAGAGCAAGCCGAGACGATCTTCGAGATCGCGACGGAGGTCGGTGAGTTGAGCGATTCGATCAGGCAGATCGAAGAGATCGCAACGCCGGATGCGACGAAGCGCTCACCGACGAACCTGCGAGACGTGGTGGTATCCGTCACCGGAACCGTTCCCGACGAGTATCCGGAGACGGACCTCTCGGTCGAGACGAGCGAAGACGTCTGGGTCGTGGCCGACAGGAGTATCCGGTACGCGATCACCCACGCGATCGAGAACGCGATCGAACACAACGACCGGGAGTCTCCGACAGTCTCCGTGACGATCGACGACGATCCGGAGGCGGGGCGAGGAGTCGTTCGAATTGCGGATAACGGACCCGAGATCCCGAACGTCGAGATCGACGTCCTCGACGAGAATACCGACCCGAACGAGGTGTATCACGGCTCGGGCGTCGGACTCTGGGTGATGAAGTGGTGCGTAGACTCGCTCGGGGGCAGCCTCGAGTTCGAATCGAACTCGCCGAGGGGAAACGTCGTCTCGATTTCGCTGCCGAGAGTCGATCCGTAG
- a CDS encoding UvrD-helicase domain-containing protein has protein sequence MAETGEREPERSDDAGSDRLEPRGNQRAVIESTSACTSVDAGAGTGKTTTMLLRLEREIESGDVDPEDVLVLTFANEAAGNIRDAVSERLDPETAAAIDVYTYHSFCYRLVREYAYFLGYSPEFEVVTERTRRRIVGRLLAENEYDFAAPRATGDGSPADVVDSVDRFIRAMSQEDITPETLRTELPDVRTLELLSEFVLWLERRADEELSFDNEALRYFTDETHLRDAGESLVGYGKLLSYCREKIVEAPAAFRDDAVVRDVDRYLRILQRCVTNTIETLSLAEPTTKQLPRALFGNEIWRTATDRIEQSPFGRLKHYVEFLRLARHYADVYADYHEYLEAERALDFDELVRTATGLVDGETGPSSRSGTDAESPPPETVADEIAGRWERVYCDEFQDTDETQFALITALTSGSDRPDLLAIGDKDQAIYGWRGTDREGLDRLGAVYDDHESIELELNFRSRQEILDLTNHCDYGPQTSKTLREVDRRSGAADGESKAADDEPETGDESDATPPDRVIKVESDEIERSSAEQVSTAISRLLNGECENVPRRTLGDVAVIVRTNRQARAIASELREVQIPCEISGSPRGEISPGVRTVLSYLRVLVDPSADVHLRRVLLYRYRLSNDDLAVLQRREGALYDAVFEVERDALERPARLERARTHLEALAGMRDVYPLTGFVRRFRALTRVEWFLTTEERGEIDRLERFVEAYDTDATLRALSPEFVDALERTLRGGERERTRASGSDDCVDVMTVHQAKGLEFDTVLVPYLTDEEWCVETDYAQRARYQLLAATLDDEVDSPLRSDPAAETVGEEWRVLHVALTRAENHLFVFGSAYDYDGEDGELGAETATACLAPEIEWSVTGERMDLWSSLTESFERVRETYPETVVDRTDEIARSADSRPGTITYYAGIDDRSIEPLETREAIETVHRLGRMLRDGTLLPAADAADVTDAVDSAAVGQRDRDDEPRGPVPSGRQASALTNETVRFPVEALAGGAETPVAMRHSYTAMETHGTCPRKHYLDHVVRAVDDPVVVGGDSRGAETLSDDPSPRVVGTVFHDVAEEAFYREYSGRDEWREAAVRQLTARDLEGYREAVLACVDRYFEAGAPSIDRPVADWDLLAAELPFSLEEVDGVSGDVVGYVDSVRRLPDDGPGEGSLAVLDYKATAERIDPDEAVQLALYARACGRRFEESIATAGYVYVGDLDGPRVDLFEPDELPPWTAVRETIEAVDDPAYAETTPGGHCRSCSHRSLGCGPT, from the coding sequence ATGGCTGAGACGGGAGAACGCGAACCGGAGCGGTCCGACGACGCGGGGTCCGATCGCCTCGAGCCCAGGGGAAATCAGCGAGCCGTCATCGAGAGCACGTCGGCCTGTACGTCCGTCGATGCGGGTGCCGGAACCGGAAAAACCACGACGATGTTGTTGCGACTCGAGCGCGAGATCGAGAGCGGGGACGTCGATCCCGAGGACGTGCTCGTCCTGACGTTCGCCAACGAGGCGGCGGGCAACATCCGCGATGCGGTGTCCGAACGCCTGGATCCCGAAACCGCGGCGGCGATCGACGTCTACACCTACCACTCCTTTTGTTATCGACTGGTCAGGGAGTACGCCTACTTCCTCGGCTACTCGCCGGAGTTCGAGGTCGTGACCGAGCGAACGCGCCGCCGGATCGTCGGCCGGCTGCTCGCTGAAAACGAGTACGACTTTGCGGCACCGCGGGCGACCGGCGACGGATCGCCGGCCGACGTCGTCGACTCGGTCGATCGTTTCATCCGGGCGATGAGCCAGGAGGACATCACGCCGGAGACGCTCAGAACGGAGCTCCCGGACGTTCGGACCCTCGAGTTGCTCTCCGAGTTCGTCCTCTGGCTCGAGCGACGGGCCGACGAGGAGCTGTCGTTCGACAACGAGGCCCTCCGTTACTTCACCGACGAGACGCATCTCCGGGACGCCGGAGAGTCGCTGGTCGGCTACGGCAAGCTCCTCTCGTACTGTCGCGAGAAGATCGTCGAGGCGCCGGCGGCGTTTCGCGACGACGCCGTCGTCCGTGACGTCGATCGCTACCTTCGGATCCTCCAGCGGTGCGTGACGAACACGATCGAGACGCTTTCGCTCGCGGAACCGACGACGAAACAGCTGCCGCGTGCGCTGTTCGGAAACGAGATCTGGCGGACGGCGACCGATCGGATCGAACAGAGCCCGTTCGGTCGGCTGAAACACTACGTGGAGTTCCTCCGGCTGGCTCGCCACTACGCCGACGTCTACGCCGACTATCACGAATACCTCGAGGCCGAGCGCGCGCTCGATTTCGACGAGCTGGTCAGGACCGCGACCGGGCTGGTCGACGGCGAGACGGGCCCGTCGTCTCGGTCCGGGACCGACGCGGAGTCGCCGCCCCCCGAGACGGTCGCAGACGAGATCGCCGGACGCTGGGAGCGGGTGTATTGCGACGAGTTCCAGGACACGGACGAAACCCAGTTCGCGCTGATTACGGCGCTCACGAGCGGCTCCGATCGACCCGACCTGCTCGCGATCGGGGACAAAGACCAGGCGATCTACGGCTGGCGGGGAACCGACCGCGAGGGGCTCGACCGCCTCGGCGCGGTCTACGACGATCACGAGTCGATCGAACTCGAGCTCAATTTCCGGTCGCGCCAGGAGATCCTGGACCTGACCAACCACTGCGACTACGGACCCCAGACCTCGAAGACGCTCCGGGAGGTCGACCGACGATCCGGCGCGGCCGACGGAGAATCGAAGGCGGCCGACGACGAACCGGAGACGGGTGACGAGTCGGATGCGACGCCACCGGATCGCGTCATCAAAGTCGAGAGCGACGAGATCGAGCGCTCGAGCGCCGAGCAGGTCTCGACAGCGATATCGCGGCTGCTCAACGGCGAGTGCGAGAACGTTCCTCGTCGAACGCTCGGCGACGTTGCGGTCATCGTCCGGACCAACCGCCAGGCCCGAGCGATCGCGTCCGAACTTCGCGAGGTGCAGATCCCCTGTGAGATTTCGGGCTCGCCTCGAGGCGAGATCTCGCCGGGCGTCCGGACGGTCCTCTCGTATCTCCGGGTTCTCGTCGATCCGAGCGCGGACGTCCATCTCAGACGAGTCCTCCTCTATCGCTACCGGCTCTCGAACGACGACCTCGCGGTCCTCCAGCGTCGAGAGGGGGCGCTGTACGATGCGGTCTTCGAGGTCGAACGCGACGCCCTCGAGCGCCCGGCCCGTCTCGAGCGAGCGCGCACGCACCTCGAGGCGCTCGCGGGAATGCGCGACGTCTACCCGCTCACGGGGTTCGTCCGCCGGTTTCGAGCGCTGACGCGGGTCGAGTGGTTCCTCACGACCGAAGAACGGGGGGAGATCGACCGCCTCGAGCGGTTCGTCGAGGCGTACGACACCGATGCGACGCTTCGGGCGCTGTCGCCGGAGTTCGTCGACGCCCTCGAGCGGACGCTTCGGGGAGGCGAGCGCGAGCGAACCCGCGCCAGCGGCTCCGACGACTGCGTGGACGTGATGACGGTCCACCAGGCCAAGGGCCTCGAGTTCGATACGGTCCTCGTTCCGTATCTCACCGACGAGGAGTGGTGCGTCGAGACGGATTACGCACAGCGCGCACGGTATCAACTGCTGGCCGCGACGCTCGACGACGAGGTCGACTCGCCGCTGCGTTCGGATCCGGCCGCCGAAACGGTCGGTGAGGAGTGGCGCGTCCTCCACGTCGCGCTCACGCGGGCCGAAAATCACCTGTTCGTCTTCGGTTCGGCGTACGACTACGACGGGGAGGACGGCGAACTCGGGGCCGAAACCGCGACGGCCTGTCTGGCACCGGAGATCGAGTGGTCGGTAACCGGCGAGCGCATGGATCTCTGGTCGTCGCTGACCGAGAGTTTCGAGCGCGTTCGAGAGACCTACCCCGAGACGGTCGTCGACCGAACCGACGAGATCGCCCGGTCGGCCGACTCGAGGCCGGGAACGATCACGTACTACGCCGGCATCGACGATCGGTCGATCGAGCCGCTCGAGACGCGGGAGGCGATCGAGACGGTCCACCGACTGGGGCGGATGCTCAGGGACGGAACGCTGTTGCCGGCGGCCGATGCGGCGGACGTGACCGACGCGGTCGATTCGGCCGCCGTCGGGCAACGGGACCGAGACGACGAGCCACGGGGGCCGGTGCCGAGCGGTCGGCAGGCCTCGGCGCTCACGAACGAGACGGTCCGGTTCCCCGTGGAGGCGCTCGCAGGGGGAGCCGAAACCCCGGTCGCGATGCGCCACAGCTACACCGCGATGGAGACCCACGGCACCTGTCCACGGAAACACTACCTGGACCACGTCGTCCGGGCGGTCGACGATCCGGTCGTGGTCGGGGGCGACTCGAGGGGAGCCGAGACGCTCTCGGACGATCCGAGCCCGCGCGTCGTCGGAACCGTCTTTCACGACGTGGCCGAGGAGGCGTTCTACCGGGAGTACAGCGGCCGGGACGAGTGGCGCGAGGCGGCGGTCCGACAGCTCACCGCCCGGGATCTCGAGGGCTATCGCGAGGCGGTCCTCGCCTGTGTCGATCGCTACTTCGAGGCCGGGGCTCCGTCGATCGACCGGCCGGTCGCGGACTGGGACCTGCTCGCCGCGGAACTGCCGTTCTCGCTCGAGGAGGTCGACGGCGTCTCCGGCGACGTCGTCGGCTACGTCGACTCCGTTCGCCGGCTCCCGGACGACGGTCCCGGCGAGGGATCGCTCGCCGTCCTCGATTACAAGGCGACAGCCGAACGGATCGATCCCGACGAGGCCGTCCAGCTCGCGCTCTACGCTCGAGCCTGCGGCCGCCGCTTCGAGGAGTCGATCGCCACCGCTGGCTACGTCTACGTCGGGGATCTCGATGGGCCGCGCGTCGACCTCTTCGAACCCGACGAACTCCCGCCGTGGACCGCGGTCCGCGAGACGATCGAGGCGGTCGACGATCCCGCCTACGCGGAGACGACGCCGGGCGGTCACTGCCGGTCCTGCTCGCATCGCTCGCTCGGCTGTGGGCCGACGTGA
- a CDS encoding PD-(D/E)XK nuclease family protein has product MSDDSVDQSRADSRIPADGLDTYLRCPRQYEFAHVYGLERDDDAVDERVDLLRRSICAALESGETDAEALGEVARTRLSSLWEDHDERFHSRAQRRHERNVLEATLEAYVSRVGADHAAGIDVLASTADVDGALVGPDRTLSSRVSASPPAAPSEPSSSADANRESGSRTVSRCEPRSVAIEASVDYVYGEGSSIVGVRFVPTLAPLGPLRYRSEWDGDVAALFEDHFDPDAAAFEPGPVGALLETAVVLEGLRTLRDRLGLEGRTCRFVVIPLADRSGTSVNWVSESVETSLEIVDLTDVYIDHHTYGMTHEHRNETVETRLETVAAQLVSDGFDPSDRWDDIERTVCPDCAYAVCCQERIATEVRFDG; this is encoded by the coding sequence ATGAGCGACGATTCGGTCGATCAGTCCCGAGCCGACTCGCGGATCCCCGCCGACGGCCTCGACACGTACCTCCGCTGTCCGCGCCAGTACGAGTTCGCACACGTCTACGGGCTCGAACGCGACGACGACGCGGTCGACGAGCGCGTCGACCTCCTCCGGCGCTCGATCTGTGCGGCCCTCGAGAGCGGTGAAACGGACGCGGAGGCGCTCGGTGAGGTCGCTCGGACGCGGCTGTCGTCGCTGTGGGAGGACCACGACGAACGGTTTCACTCCCGAGCGCAGCGACGCCACGAGCGAAACGTACTCGAGGCGACGCTCGAGGCCTACGTTTCCCGCGTCGGGGCCGATCACGCGGCCGGCATCGACGTACTGGCGTCGACAGCCGACGTCGACGGCGCTCTCGTCGGACCGGACAGGACGCTCTCGAGCCGGGTGTCGGCGTCGCCACCGGCCGCACCTTCCGAACCGTCGTCCTCCGCCGACGCGAACCGCGAGTCGGGTTCGAGAACGGTCTCTCGGTGCGAGCCACGGTCCGTGGCGATCGAGGCGAGCGTCGACTACGTCTACGGCGAGGGCTCCTCGATCGTCGGGGTTCGGTTCGTTCCGACGCTCGCTCCGCTCGGACCACTTCGGTACCGGTCGGAGTGGGACGGCGACGTCGCCGCGCTGTTCGAGGATCACTTCGATCCCGACGCCGCCGCGTTCGAACCGGGACCGGTCGGCGCGCTCCTGGAGACTGCCGTGGTCCTCGAGGGACTTCGAACTCTCCGGGATCGGCTCGGGCTCGAGGGACGGACCTGTCGGTTCGTCGTGATTCCGCTCGCAGACCGGTCGGGAACGTCGGTGAACTGGGTCAGCGAGTCGGTCGAGACGAGCCTCGAGATCGTCGATCTCACCGACGTCTACATCGATCATCACACCTACGGAATGACCCACGAGCACCGAAACGAGACGGTCGAGACGCGACTCGAGACGGTGGCGGCCCAGCTCGTCTCGGATGGCTTCGATCCGAGCGATCGCTGGGATGACATCGAGCGAACGGTCTGTCCGGATTGTGCGTACGCCGTCTGCTGCCAAGAGCGGATCGCGACGGAGGTTCGATTCGATGGCTGA
- a CDS encoding CBS domain-containing protein, which produces MEDIFVARVMSSSLKTVRPDTLVEDAGQLILDNDISSVIVVDDEGHLEGILTTTDFVDIVARSHPKAETTVSRYMSTDVVTASAQDSIRDVADLMVEHGFKHVPVVDDEEGAIGIVTTTDLASYLSRLQRPSPEE; this is translated from the coding sequence ATGGAAGATATTTTCGTCGCACGAGTCATGTCGTCATCGCTCAAGACCGTCCGTCCGGACACGCTCGTCGAAGACGCGGGACAGCTCATACTCGACAACGACATCAGTTCGGTGATCGTCGTCGACGACGAGGGCCACCTCGAGGGGATTCTGACGACGACGGACTTCGTCGACATCGTCGCACGGAGCCATCCGAAAGCCGAGACGACGGTCTCGCGGTATATGAGTACGGACGTCGTCACGGCGTCGGCACAGGACAGCATCCGCGACGTCGCTGACCTGATGGTCGAGCACGGCTTCAAGCACGTTCCAGTCGTCGACGACGAGGAGGGCGCGATCGGGATCGTCACGACGACCGACCTCGCGTCGTACCTCTCCCGGCTGCAGCGGCCGAGTCCCGAAGAGTAG